The Pan paniscus chromosome 1, NHGRI_mPanPan1-v2.0_pri, whole genome shotgun sequence genome has a segment encoding these proteins:
- the LOC100967699 gene encoding anaphase-promoting complex subunit 10-like has protein sequence MTTPNKTPPGTDPEQLEKTGTVREIGSQAVWSLSSCKPGFGVDQLRADNLETYWQSDGSQPHLVNVQFRRKTTVKTLHIYADYKSDESYTLSKISAKVGNNFHNLQEIRQLELVEPSGWIHIPLTDNHRKPTWTLMIQIAVLANHQNGKDTHPYETN, from the coding sequence atgaccacACCAAACAAGACACCTCCTGGTACTGACCCTGAGCAGTTGGAAAAGACTGGAACAGTACGGGAAATTGGGTCACAAGCTGTTTGGTCACTCTCATCTTGCAAACCAGGATTTGGAGTGGATCAGTTACGAGCTGACAATCTAGAAACTTACTGGCAATCAGATGGCTCCCAGCCTCATTTAGTGAACGTCCAAttcagaagaaaaacaacagTTAAGACattacatatttatgcagactACAAATCTGATGAAAGCTATACTCTAAGCAAGATTTCAGCCAAAGTAGGAAATAATTTTCACAACCTTCAAGAAATTCGGCAACTTGAATTGGTGGAACCAAGTGGCTGGATTCACATTCCCTTAACTGATAATCATAGGAAGCCAACTTGGACGTTAATGATACAGATTGCTGTTCTAGCCAATCATCAAAATGGAAAAGACACCCACCCATATGagacaaattaa